One window of the Zea mays cultivar B73 chromosome 3, Zm-B73-REFERENCE-NAM-5.0, whole genome shotgun sequence genome contains the following:
- the LOC103650349 gene encoding LOW QUALITY PROTEIN: uncharacterized protein (The sequence of the model RefSeq protein was modified relative to this genomic sequence to represent the inferred CDS: deleted 1 base in 1 codon; substituted 1 base at 1 genomic stop codon), producing the protein MRNTCFRRYFSGEELKKIKLQYANFSLFGNGFNSFDSLEDRSYMEPKMWWGIHGHSATELKKLALKLLGQPASSSCAERNWSTYGLIHSSLRNRLNPGRAEDLVFTHQNLRLLSRKSDEYRCGPSAMWDVGADTFEADFEGGADFLEQADYHXMSQNLKKDCLKILRHWV; encoded by the exons ATGAGAAATACTTGTTTCAGGAGATATTTTTCTGGTGAAGAATTAAAAAAGATTAAGTTGCAGTATGCTAATTTCTCTTTGTTTGGAAATGGATTCAATTCATTTGACTCACTTGAGGATAGAAGTTATATGGAACCAAAAATGTGGTGGGGAATTCATGGCCATTCTGCTACAGAATTAAAGAAGTTGGCACTTAAATTACTTGGACAGCCAGCATCATCTTCCTGTGCCGAAAGAAATTGGAGTACATATGGGCTGATCCATAGTTCATTGAGAAACAG GCTAAATCCTGGGCGTGCTGAGGATTTAGTTTTCACACACCAAAACTTGCGTCTTCTTTCTAGAAAATCTGATGAATACCGCTGTGGTCCATCAGCAATGTGGGATGTTGGAGCTGACACTTTTGAAGCTGATTTTGAGGGTGGTGCTGATTTTCTTGAGCAAGCTGAT TATCACTGAATGAGCCAGAACTTGAAGAAAGATTGTTTGAAGATCTTGAGGCATTGGGTTTGA